A window from Pseudomonas sp. MRSN 12121 encodes these proteins:
- a CDS encoding methyl-accepting chemotaxis protein — protein sequence MAEIDQVATAVHEMTATAQDVARNATQAAQAANHADQAASQGMRIVRDTSTAIGALAVEIGRAVGVVQTLAKDSENINAILIAIRGIAEQTNLLALNAAIEAARAGEQGRGFAVVADEVRNLAQKTQQATEEIQSMIQQLQQGTRDVVRVMEDSQHRTDESVQHAAKAAEALETITQAVSVINDMNTQIASAAEEQSAVAEDINRNVINIGQVANEVAGGADESSAASAGLTKLAEQQRRLINQFKV from the coding sequence ATGGCCGAGATCGACCAGGTGGCCACCGCCGTGCACGAGATGACTGCCACTGCCCAGGACGTGGCGCGCAACGCGACCCAGGCCGCGCAAGCCGCCAACCATGCCGACCAGGCCGCCAGCCAAGGCATGCGCATCGTGCGCGACACCTCGACCGCCATCGGCGCCCTGGCCGTGGAAATCGGCCGCGCGGTGGGCGTGGTGCAGACCCTGGCCAAGGACAGCGAGAACATCAACGCGATCCTGATCGCCATCCGCGGCATCGCCGAACAGACCAACCTGCTGGCCCTCAACGCGGCCATCGAGGCGGCCCGTGCCGGGGAACAGGGCCGCGGCTTCGCCGTGGTCGCCGACGAGGTGCGCAACCTGGCGCAGAAGACCCAGCAGGCGACGGAAGAAATCCAGTCGATGATCCAGCAGCTGCAACAAGGCACCCGCGATGTGGTGCGGGTCATGGAGGACAGCCAGCACCGCACCGACGAAAGCGTGCAGCACGCGGCGAAGGCTGCCGAGGCACTGGAGACCATTACCCAGGCGGTGTCGGTGATCAACGACATGAATACCCAGATCGCCAGCGCCGCCGAAGAGCAGAGCGCCGTCGCCGAGGACATCAACCGCAACGTGATCAATATCGGCCAGGTGGCCAATGAGGTGGCCGGCGGCGCCGACGAATCCAGCGCCGCCAGCGCCGGCCTGACCAAGCTGGCCGAGCAGCAGCGCCGGCTGATCAATCAGTTCAAGGTCTGA
- a CDS encoding SOS response-associated peptidase, translated as MCGRYALFRWNPAFAALPGFPADQQAQWNISPNDSVLILRSSDGQRNLARARWGLTPPWLTDLSRTPAHARAETLAEQPMFREAFRQRRCLLPANGFYEWRGGTRKRPYWLTPGEGSSLFFAAIWEAYPVQEQVWLSTAVVTQPAASQRRPLILDAQGQDAWLDPETPLPVLQALLASPPAALRERVLANLVNDPKLNAPECLTPG; from the coding sequence ATGTGTGGACGTTACGCCCTGTTTCGCTGGAACCCAGCGTTTGCTGCCTTGCCCGGATTTCCGGCGGACCAGCAGGCGCAGTGGAATATTTCGCCCAACGATTCGGTGCTGATCCTGCGCAGCAGCGACGGCCAGCGTAACCTGGCGCGCGCCCGCTGGGGGCTGACGCCGCCCTGGCTGACCGACCTGTCGCGTACCCCCGCCCATGCCCGGGCCGAGACCCTGGCCGAACAGCCGATGTTTCGCGAAGCCTTTCGCCAGCGGCGCTGCCTGCTGCCGGCCAACGGGTTCTACGAATGGCGGGGTGGCACTCGCAAGCGTCCGTACTGGTTGACGCCAGGGGAGGGTTCTTCGCTGTTCTTCGCGGCGATCTGGGAGGCTTATCCGGTGCAGGAGCAGGTCTGGCTGAGCACCGCGGTGGTCACCCAGCCGGCGGCCAGCCAGCGCCGGCCGCTGATTCTCGATGCCCAGGGCCAGGACGCCTGGCTCGACCCCGAGACCCCGCTGCCGGTGCTCCAGGCCTTGCTGGCCAGCCCCCCGGCCGCCTTGCGCGAGCGGGTGCTGGCCAACCTGGTGAACGACCCGAAGCTCAATGCCCCCGAGTGCCTGACGCCGGGCTGA
- a CDS encoding putative signal transducing protein — protein MQRIYEPENLLEGELLQGMLASEGIEAHLVGRDLLGGTGELPVFGLLGLAVDNDQAQYARELIAAYNAALPIPGDEPANHAGVLIC, from the coding sequence ATGCAGCGCATCTACGAACCGGAAAACCTGCTGGAAGGCGAGTTGCTCCAGGGCATGCTGGCCAGCGAAGGCATCGAGGCGCACCTGGTGGGGCGGGATCTGCTCGGCGGCACCGGGGAATTGCCGGTGTTCGGCCTGCTTGGCCTGGCGGTGGACAACGACCAGGCGCAATACGCCCGGGAACTGATCGCTGCCTATAACGCCGCGCTGCCGATACCCGGCGACGAACCGGCCAATCATGCCGGCGTACTGATCTGTTAG
- a CDS encoding CPXCG motif-containing cysteine-rich protein — MLETERYQCPYCGEEAEAVLDLSGGDQQYVEDCPVCCRPIVFILQTDGQEWMLDVRSEND; from the coding sequence ATGCTGGAAACCGAACGCTATCAATGTCCCTACTGTGGCGAGGAAGCCGAGGCCGTGCTGGACCTGTCCGGGGGCGACCAGCAATACGTCGAGGACTGCCCCGTCTGTTGTCGGCCCATTGTGTTCATCCTGCAGACCGACGGGCAGGAATGGATGCTCGACGTACGCAGCGAAAACGATTGA